One Coccinella septempunctata chromosome 8, icCocSept1.1, whole genome shotgun sequence genomic window carries:
- the LOC123319306 gene encoding crossover junction endonuclease EME1, protein METEILEISSDSNETTIESSVPELKTECSKLPSKRDDDLDYLFNKYLGDRKRKHDDTTETNLFACDSNTKPSDGLNSHNPLKNKLECVSSDDDDSAQCSNNKKIASTDTMTTMTKFSIYDSTETDDLSVKYNKTTTKEKQKLEKEAQRLEKLRLKELKKEEDKRNKALKDALANHYRNMKPENCIKFVKVEIDTSLTTERFFQRIVKELQDNGISYATISHEIPSIVTWKTQLNSHILDSNAQLIDASNGFEINEVLLVIKWNDFLVHVHDETFISFIENIYTILVGKRVTLCIYGLGNYYQYQKRKKNREFKGDITNTAPKSYKDDRIYGKAPTVSRRTVEYILTEVQLMFSISHKMVETEQEIASFIFQITKSIAQAPYKKEKLEKFSQCKWFLSEDNRNCIKVDKNGNGLPRLWKQVICTFPLASLETAEAIAAVYPTPSSLFEAYKLLNNAEGEKLLQDIPIRRAAGPITTMRKIGPELSRKIYNSFNSLDPNKSL, encoded by the exons ATGGAAACtgaaattttggaaatttcaaGTGATAGTAACGAAACGACAATAGAATCTTCAGTCCCAGAGTTGAAAACTGAATGTTCAAAGCTCCCATCTAAAAGAGATGACGATTTAGACTATcttttcaataaatatctgggGGACAGGAAGAGAAAACACGACGATACTACTGAAACGAATTTATTTGCATGTGACTCCAATACAAAACCCAGCGATGGGTTGAACTCACATAATCCATTGAAGAAtaaactagaatgtgtctcttcCGATGATGATGATTCTGCACAGTGTTCAAACAACAAAAAGATAGCATCTACTGATACTATGACAACTATGACTAAGTTTTCGATATATGATTCAACTGAAACTGATGACTTAA GTGTTAAATATAATAAAACTACTACCAAAGAGAAACAAAAATTAGAGAAAGAGGCTCAGCGTCTGGAAAAGTTGAGATTGAAAGAACTCAAAAAAGAGGAAGATAAAAGAAATAAAGCATTGAAAGACGCCCTCGCTAATCATTACAGAAATATGAAACCTGAAAACTGTATTAAG TTTGTAAAAGTAGAAATAGATACAAGTTTAACTACAGAACGTTTCTTTCAACGCATTGTAAAAGAGCTTCAGGATAACGGAATTTCTTACGCTACTATATCCCATGAGATACCCTCGATTGTCACTTGGAAAACACAATTGAATTCCCATATTCTTGATAGTAACGCACAG TTGATTGATGCTTCCAACGGATTCGAGATAAATGAAGTGTTACTTGTCATAAAGTGGAATGATTTTTTAGTACATGTACATGATGAAacttttatttcattcatagaaaatatttatacgattcTGGTAGGAAAGAGAGTCACACTATGTATTTACGGATTGGGAAATTACTACCA GTATcagaaacggaaaaaaaatcgcGAATTTAAGGGAGACATTACAAATACAGCGCCTAAATCTTATAAGGACGACAGGATATATGGAAAAGCCCCAACAGTTTCAAGAAGAACCGTCGAGTACATCCTCACAGAAGTGCAGCTAATGTTCTCGATATCGCACAAAATGGTGGAAACAGAACAGGAAATAGcctcttttattttccaaataacCAAATCGATTGCTCAAGCACCTTACAA GAAAGAAAAGTTGGAAAAATTCAGCCAGTGCAAATGGTTCTTATCGGAAGATAACAGAAACTGCATTAAAGTCGATAAGAACGGAAATGGGTTGCCGAGACTGTGGAAACAAGTTATATGCACCTTTCCGCTTGCATCGCTTGAAACGGCAGAGGCAATAGCAGCTGTTTATCCAACTCCGTCCAGTCTTTTCGAG GCATACAAACTGCTGAATAACGCCGAAGGTGAAAAACTTCTACAAGATATCCCCATAAGGAGGGCAGCCGGACCCATAACCACGATGAGAAAAATAGGTCCAGAATTGAGTAGAAAAATATACAACTCGTTCAATTCCCTCGACCCAAACAAGTCGTTGTAA
- the LOC123319310 gene encoding uncharacterized protein LOC123319310 — protein MRRKQVALLMLALCFNNICPLQSLHGDSDYQHFCGTRLVFALSLICETYNTASEVYTDSTPRFGIVETCCKRPCSRKVLSSYCGTLKTDTKQSTQNQGEINTKAKKRNRQKKKLKRYNKSIEMCTKKVHNKKRQRKNGRKYRIKKGCSKQNSSMVRSIR, from the exons ATGAGGCGAAAACAAGTCGCGCTTTTGATGTTAGCTCTCTGTTTCAATAATATATG TCCGTTACAAAGTCTACACGGAGATTCAGACTATCAGCATTTTTGTGGTACCAGACTCGTTTTTGCGCTAAGTTTGATTTGCGAGACTTACAACACCGCCAGTGAAG TCTATACCGATTCCACTCCTCGATTTGGGATAGTAGAAACTTGCTGTAAGAGACCTTGTTCAAGAAAAGTTCTTTCTAGTTACTGTGGGACATTGAAGAC AGACACAAAACAGTCCACGCAAAATCAAGGCGAAATTAATACAAAAGCGAAGAAGAGAAATCGACagaagaaaaaactaaaaaggtACAATAAAAGTATAGAAATGTGCACAAAAAAAGTTCACAATAAAAAGAGACAGAGAAAGAATGGCCGCAAATATAGAATTAAAAAGGGATGTTCGAAGCAAAATTCATCAATGGTTCGAAGTATTAGATGA